A genomic window from Myxococcaceae bacterium includes:
- the rimO gene encoding 30S ribosomal protein S12 methylthiotransferase RimO, with protein sequence MSKLHFISLGCPKNRVDAEHMIGLALQEGHELVTEAEESDTIVVNTCSFIGEAKKESIDAILQMAEIKKKSGQKLVVTGCLAQRYSKELESEMPEVDSFLGTADFAQIKSALSPVSDVVQIKRNLVSHELRYLANYDLPRVNSMPKHTAYLKIAEGCDNACAFCIIPKLRGKQRSRPIHDIVREAERLAGSGVVEVSLIAQDLTAYGHDLPGKPTLAQLLSALHEVKGLKWVRCMYAYPRSLSKELMEALSMGGNILPYLDIPVQHGSDKVLRRMRRGKDQGKLTELLLELRARIPNLILRSTVMVGFPGEDEQDFEKLMAFVSAIQFERLGVFKYSDEEGTAAFELDARVPYRVKKSRFDKLMRLQRRIHKAKLKSMIGQVHEAIVEGPSEEHPLLLKGRLWSQAPDIDGVTYLSSERPLTPGQLVRVRIDSAHDYDLAGEVIEPNEI encoded by the coding sequence GTGAGTAAACTTCATTTTATATCATTGGGATGTCCGAAAAATCGAGTCGATGCTGAGCATATGATTGGTCTGGCCTTGCAAGAGGGTCATGAATTGGTGACGGAAGCCGAAGAGTCGGACACGATCGTCGTAAACACGTGTTCTTTTATTGGTGAAGCGAAAAAAGAATCGATTGATGCGATCTTGCAAATGGCTGAAATCAAAAAAAAATCCGGTCAAAAATTAGTGGTCACCGGTTGTCTCGCTCAACGCTACTCGAAAGAGCTTGAAAGCGAGATGCCCGAAGTGGATTCTTTTTTGGGAACCGCGGATTTTGCGCAAATCAAATCAGCTCTGAGCCCCGTATCCGACGTCGTTCAAATCAAGCGCAATCTGGTTAGCCATGAATTGCGCTATTTGGCAAATTACGATCTACCACGTGTCAACTCGATGCCGAAACATACGGCTTATTTAAAAATAGCCGAAGGTTGCGATAACGCTTGCGCATTCTGCATTATCCCGAAGCTTCGCGGCAAGCAACGCAGCCGGCCTATCCATGATATTGTACGCGAAGCCGAAAGATTGGCAGGCTCGGGGGTTGTGGAGGTGAGCCTCATCGCGCAGGATTTGACCGCTTACGGTCATGACTTGCCTGGAAAACCCACCCTGGCTCAGTTGCTAAGCGCTTTGCACGAAGTCAAGGGTCTGAAGTGGGTTCGGTGTATGTACGCCTATCCGCGCAGCTTAAGCAAAGAGCTGATGGAAGCCTTGAGCATGGGAGGCAATATTTTGCCTTATTTGGATATCCCGGTTCAACATGGCTCGGACAAGGTTCTTCGACGCATGCGACGTGGTAAGGATCAAGGCAAGCTGACCGAGCTCTTGCTGGAACTCCGCGCTCGAATTCCGAACTTAATTCTGCGCTCAACCGTCATGGTTGGATTCCCAGGAGAAGATGAGCAAGATTTTGAGAAACTGATGGCATTCGTGTCTGCTATCCAATTCGAACGACTCGGTGTGTTTAAGTACTCCGATGAAGAAGGAACCGCTGCCTTTGAACTGGATGCTCGGGTTCCGTATCGTGTGAAAAAGTCTCGCTTTGACAAATTAATGCGGCTGCAGCGCCGCATTCATAAAGCTAAATTAAAGTCGATGATTGGTCAGGTCCATGAAGCGATTGTGGAAGGTCCTTCGGAAGAGCATCCCTTGTTATTGAAGGGTCGACTATGGTCCCAAGCCCCTGATATCGATGGAGTGACTTATTTGTCTTCCGAAAGACCTTTGACGCCGGGCCAGCTGGTGCGTGTTCGAATCGATTCGGCTCACGATTACGATTTGGCCGGGGAAGTCATCGAACCCAATGAAATCTAG
- the rpsM gene encoding 30S ribosomal protein S13: MARIAGVDLPRNKKMGTALTYIYGIGPVVAKDVLAKANVDENKRTDTLGEDEIARIRDVIEANYKVEGDLRREVSMNIKRLMDLGCYRGLRHRKGLPVRGQRTHSNARTRRGGKRGVVRR; this comes from the coding sequence ATGGCACGTATTGCAGGTGTGGATTTACCACGTAACAAGAAAATGGGCACCGCGCTCACTTACATTTATGGAATTGGTCCAGTCGTGGCCAAAGACGTTTTGGCGAAAGCAAACGTGGATGAAAACAAGCGTACCGATACTCTCGGAGAAGACGAGATCGCGCGCATCCGGGATGTAATCGAAGCAAATTATAAAGTGGAAGGTGATCTCCGGCGCGAAGTATCGATGAACATCAAGCGCTTGATGGATTTGGGATGCTACCGAGGACTTCGCCATCGTAAAGGACTTCCGGTTCGAGGCCAACGCACCCACTCCAATGCTCGTACGAGACGGGGTGGTAAACGCGGTGTGGTTCGGCGCTAA
- the trpS gene encoding tryptophan--tRNA ligase, protein MRSHSTFDEATLKSRSIEQDLAQNPKRYRVLTGDRPTGPLHIGHYFGTLQNRVRLQNLGIQTFVLIADYQVLTDRDSSTAIASYVEELLLDYLAIGLDPIKTDTVIFNHSAIPELNQLLIPFLTLVSVPELERNPTVKDEIRAAGLNLINGAMLTYPVHQAADILFCKGNLVPVGKDQLPHLELARKIARRFNERYAPVFPEPDALLSNAPTILGLDGHQKMSKSRNNALFLRSTADETARLIKTAKTDSERLITYEPDRRPEVANLLRLIGLCTEQTPEAIAHQIGDQGSGKLKTLLIEALNAYFAPVREYRCQLESDRSYLRQILQEGNSKARKIAIETLAEVSKAMKMCY, encoded by the coding sequence ATGCGTTCGCACTCCACATTTGATGAAGCGACCCTAAAAAGTCGTTCAATAGAGCAGGATTTAGCTCAAAATCCCAAGCGATACCGGGTCCTCACGGGCGATCGACCCACAGGCCCTCTTCACATTGGGCACTATTTTGGCACTCTCCAGAACCGAGTCCGGCTGCAGAACTTAGGGATTCAAACGTTTGTGCTGATTGCGGATTACCAAGTCCTCACCGACCGAGATAGTTCTACCGCAATCGCCTCTTATGTTGAAGAGCTATTACTCGACTATCTCGCCATCGGCCTGGATCCGATCAAAACGGACACGGTCATCTTCAACCATAGCGCCATTCCCGAACTCAATCAGCTTTTAATTCCCTTCTTGACGCTCGTCAGTGTACCTGAATTGGAACGAAATCCAACGGTGAAAGACGAGATCCGTGCTGCGGGTCTGAATCTGATCAATGGAGCCATGCTCACCTATCCCGTCCATCAAGCAGCGGATATTCTGTTCTGCAAAGGCAATCTCGTTCCCGTTGGAAAAGATCAGTTGCCCCATTTGGAGCTCGCCCGAAAAATTGCTCGACGTTTTAATGAGCGTTACGCTCCTGTTTTTCCAGAACCGGATGCGCTCTTAAGCAACGCCCCAACAATCTTGGGTTTGGATGGCCATCAAAAGATGAGCAAAAGTCGAAACAATGCCCTTTTTCTCCGATCAACCGCGGATGAAACGGCTCGATTGATCAAAACGGCCAAAACGGACAGCGAACGTTTGATCACTTACGAGCCAGATCGAAGACCCGAAGTAGCAAACTTGCTTCGTCTGATTGGGCTGTGCACCGAGCAAACGCCTGAAGCAATCGCCCATCAAATCGGCGATCAAGGCTCCGGCAAGCTGAAGACTTTATTGATCGAAGCACTCAATGCCTATTTTGCCCCGGTGCGTGAATACCGTTGCCAGCTCGAATCGGATCGAAGTTATCTCCGACAGATTCTCCAAGAAGGCAACTCAAAAGCCCGTAAAATAGCGATTGAAACTTTGGCTGAAGTCAGCAAAGCCATGAAAATGTGCTACTGA
- the rpmJ gene encoding 50S ribosomal protein L36, translating to MKVRASVKRICDKCKVVKRKGIVRVICEDTRHKQRQG from the coding sequence ATGAAGGTACGAGCCTCTGTTAAGAGGATTTGTGACAAATGTAAGGTAGTCAAGCGTAAGGGCATTGTCCGCGTGATCTGCGAGGATACCCGTCATAAGCAGCGACAAGGATAG
- the rplQ gene encoding 50S ribosomal protein L17 produces MRHLNKGRKLNRSSSHRKAMFANMATSLFQHERICTTLAKAKELRGVAEGLIQLGKRGDLHARRQAYQTVRDQAVLKKLFDTLAPRYQLRPGGYTRVMKDGVRKGDAAPMAVIELVA; encoded by the coding sequence ATGCGTCACTTAAACAAAGGTCGAAAACTCAATCGTTCTTCTTCTCACCGGAAGGCCATGTTTGCCAATATGGCAACATCGTTGTTTCAGCATGAACGTATCTGCACGACGTTAGCCAAAGCAAAAGAGCTCAGAGGTGTTGCAGAGGGCTTGATCCAGCTTGGCAAGCGTGGCGATTTGCATGCGAGACGTCAAGCTTACCAAACCGTTCGGGATCAGGCCGTTTTGAAAAAGCTTTTTGATACCCTGGCTCCACGCTATCAATTGCGTCCAGGCGGATACACGCGTGTGATGAAAGACGGCGTGCGTAAGGGTGATGCGGCCCCTATGGCTGTCATCGAATTGGTGGCCTAA
- a CDS encoding leucine--tRNA ligase, translating to MSYEPSVIEAKWQKRWQDARIFEVSQDLAELKKKPKYYVLDMFPYPSGAGLHVGHPEGYTATDVIARLKRAQGYNVMHPMGWDAFGLPAERAAMRDNIHPAVITKRNIDTFRGQIQRLGFSYDWSREFSTTDADYYRWTQWIFLKLYEKGLAYLAEVPVNWCPALCTVLANEEVKDGKYVETGDWVEQRVMRQWMLQITAYAERLLEDLEGLDWPEGVKEMQRNWIGKSVGSEIEFEIEGSDQKLRVYTTRPDTLLGVTFCVVACEHALNQGKPYSFAKGSMQGAFTGYYAIHPLTLERLPIWTADYVLAHYGTGAIMAVPATDERDAAFAKEHQLPAREYDLLPKEQWPGVRKTQYKLRDWLFSRQRYWGEPVPVIHLEDGTLMPIPEDQLPVKLPDIDAYKPTHAGEPPLARASDDWLLVQLPDGRIGRRETNTMPQWGGSCWYYLRYLDPKNSNQLCASEWEQYWMPVDLYVGGVEHAVLHLLYARFWHKVLFDCGVVSTKEPFQKLFNQGMILAHSYQDEAGKYYYPEEVEQQGMDWLVKASGKPVKTQIEKMSKSRYNVVNPDDVIAKYGADSMRLYELFMGPLDQVKPWQTRGVEGVHRFLHRVWRLAEKELTDLPGSSDPALWKLYHKTLKLVEEHTLELRFNTAISHMMIFVNEATALARIPKEIFLGFVKMLAPYAPHLCEELWERLGQTSFVSIADWPVFRLDLAQDEEVVVVVQINGKRRADLKVCKGLAKEDLQAQALELVKHWMGELSPSRVIVVPDRVVNIVLNLTEK from the coding sequence ATGTCCTATGAACCCTCTGTTATTGAAGCCAAGTGGCAAAAACGTTGGCAGGATGCGAGAATTTTTGAAGTCTCGCAAGATCTCGCCGAGCTTAAGAAAAAGCCGAAATATTATGTTTTAGATATGTTTCCGTATCCTTCGGGGGCTGGATTGCATGTGGGGCACCCAGAGGGTTACACCGCTACCGATGTCATCGCTCGTCTAAAGCGCGCTCAGGGTTATAACGTCATGCACCCGATGGGTTGGGATGCTTTTGGCTTACCGGCAGAACGAGCTGCGATGCGAGATAATATCCATCCAGCAGTGATTACCAAACGCAATATTGATACCTTTAGAGGCCAGATTCAACGGCTGGGTTTCAGCTACGACTGGTCTCGGGAATTCAGCACGACAGACGCCGATTACTACCGGTGGACGCAATGGATTTTCTTGAAACTTTACGAAAAGGGTCTTGCTTATCTGGCCGAGGTCCCAGTGAACTGGTGTCCAGCTTTATGCACCGTTTTGGCCAACGAAGAAGTCAAAGACGGCAAGTACGTTGAAACCGGTGACTGGGTTGAGCAGCGAGTGATGCGCCAATGGATGCTTCAGATTACCGCTTACGCAGAGCGCCTTCTCGAAGATTTAGAAGGCTTAGATTGGCCTGAAGGCGTTAAAGAAATGCAACGCAATTGGATTGGGAAATCGGTTGGATCAGAAATCGAGTTTGAGATAGAAGGCTCGGATCAAAAATTACGCGTTTATACCACTCGTCCGGATACGTTGTTAGGAGTTACATTCTGTGTGGTGGCTTGTGAACACGCACTCAATCAAGGGAAGCCCTACTCTTTTGCCAAAGGTTCGATGCAGGGAGCTTTCACCGGTTACTATGCCATCCATCCTCTGACCCTTGAACGCCTGCCGATCTGGACAGCGGATTATGTGCTGGCACATTATGGTACGGGAGCCATTATGGCGGTTCCAGCGACCGATGAACGGGATGCTGCATTTGCCAAGGAGCATCAGCTGCCGGCTCGAGAGTATGATTTATTGCCTAAAGAGCAATGGCCGGGTGTTCGAAAGACTCAGTACAAACTGCGAGACTGGCTGTTCTCGCGCCAGCGATACTGGGGCGAACCCGTTCCAGTCATTCACCTGGAAGATGGGACCTTGATGCCCATCCCCGAAGACCAACTTCCGGTGAAGTTGCCAGACATCGATGCCTACAAACCGACCCATGCGGGAGAACCCCCTTTGGCGAGGGCCAGCGATGATTGGTTGTTGGTTCAGCTGCCCGATGGACGAATCGGTCGCCGTGAAACCAATACCATGCCGCAATGGGGTGGATCTTGTTGGTATTATTTGCGCTACCTGGATCCCAAAAACTCGAACCAGCTGTGTGCGAGTGAATGGGAGCAGTATTGGATGCCGGTCGATCTTTATGTCGGTGGAGTGGAACATGCGGTCTTGCATCTGCTCTACGCTCGTTTTTGGCATAAAGTGCTATTCGATTGCGGCGTGGTGAGCACGAAAGAACCGTTTCAGAAATTGTTTAATCAAGGCATGATCCTGGCTCACAGCTATCAAGACGAGGCAGGTAAATATTACTATCCCGAAGAAGTAGAACAGCAGGGGATGGATTGGTTGGTGAAAGCCTCTGGCAAGCCGGTGAAGACCCAAATCGAAAAGATGTCTAAATCTCGCTATAATGTGGTCAATCCAGACGATGTGATTGCAAAATACGGCGCCGATTCCATGCGATTGTACGAACTCTTTATGGGGCCCTTGGATCAAGTCAAGCCTTGGCAGACGCGTGGCGTGGAAGGTGTCCATCGTTTTTTACATCGAGTTTGGCGTTTGGCTGAAAAAGAGCTTACGGACCTACCCGGATCCTCAGATCCAGCGCTCTGGAAGCTCTATCATAAGACGCTCAAACTCGTGGAAGAGCACACGCTCGAATTGCGGTTTAACACAGCGATTTCGCACATGATGATCTTTGTGAACGAAGCGACGGCTTTGGCTCGGATACCCAAAGAGATTTTCTTAGGATTTGTGAAAATGCTAGCCCCTTATGCGCCTCATCTTTGCGAAGAGCTTTGGGAAAGGCTGGGTCAGACGAGTTTCGTATCGATAGCCGATTGGCCCGTGTTTCGCTTGGATTTGGCCCAAGATGAAGAAGTGGTCGTGGTCGTTCAAATCAATGGCAAGCGCCGGGCAGACTTAAAAGTTTGCAAAGGCCTTGCCAAAGAAGATCTTCAAGCACAAGCACTGGAATTGGTGAAGCACTGGATGGGTGAGCTCAGCCCCAGTCGGGTGATTGTGGTCCCAGATCGAGTGGTCAATATTGTGCTGAATTTGACTGAAAAATAA
- a CDS encoding type II secretion system protein M: MRLEVLWDRFQALNDQHKKRVAGLIGLFFLMIVVLIIGCCLSSISARQQRIRQLDQEMRQITELATKYQQIKDEQQKREAKIRSNQVALFTLVQNAATRLDLKVNDLNERREPLAHSNLTQISVVVTVKELSMDRLTAFLEELEHSSGNELVKITRLQVKARFDSPDLLDVQLTVSTWKAE; the protein is encoded by the coding sequence ATGAGACTTGAAGTACTCTGGGATCGATTTCAGGCCCTTAACGATCAGCATAAGAAGCGTGTCGCCGGTCTAATCGGTCTGTTTTTTTTGATGATTGTTGTTTTGATTATCGGGTGTTGTTTAAGCTCCATTTCAGCTCGCCAGCAAAGAATCCGGCAATTGGATCAGGAAATGAGGCAAATCACAGAGTTGGCCACGAAATACCAACAGATAAAAGATGAACAACAAAAAAGAGAGGCAAAAATTCGTTCGAACCAAGTTGCCCTCTTTACTTTGGTGCAAAATGCCGCGACGCGATTGGACCTCAAGGTGAACGATTTGAATGAGAGGCGTGAGCCATTGGCCCATTCAAACCTTACCCAGATCAGCGTTGTGGTGACGGTCAAAGAATTATCGATGGATAGACTAACGGCTTTTTTGGAAGAATTAGAACATTCATCGGGGAATGAGTTGGTCAAGATTACTCGGCTTCAGGTTAAAGCCCGTTTCGATTCTCCGGATTTACTGGATGTACAGCTTACGGTCTCAACCTGGAAGGCAGAATAA
- a CDS encoding uracil-DNA glycosylase, whose translation MESLQKTLVTRLKLYQELGLNPTHTVQSPEEPADLELLRLNQIGDCQRCKLCRTRTQIVFGAGNPHAELVFVGEAPGADEDKQGLPFVGRAGQLLTKMIQAMKLDREQVYICNVIKCRPPENRNPEADEIYACEPFLKQQLALIRPKVIVGLGRYACQSLLKRELAMSSIRGQWQAYEGIDLMPTYHPAYLLRSPNKKVEAWSDLQKVMSRLGLA comes from the coding sequence ATGGAAAGTTTACAAAAAACGCTTGTGACTCGATTAAAACTCTATCAGGAACTGGGTTTGAATCCGACACACACGGTTCAGTCTCCTGAAGAGCCTGCTGATCTGGAATTGCTTCGTCTCAATCAAATCGGCGATTGTCAACGATGCAAGTTGTGCCGTACGCGGACTCAAATTGTCTTTGGTGCTGGAAACCCTCACGCTGAATTGGTTTTTGTGGGAGAAGCCCCGGGAGCCGATGAGGATAAGCAAGGATTGCCTTTTGTGGGTCGAGCAGGCCAGCTCTTGACGAAGATGATTCAAGCGATGAAATTGGATCGTGAGCAGGTCTATATCTGTAACGTGATCAAATGCCGTCCTCCAGAGAACCGAAACCCAGAAGCAGACGAAATCTACGCCTGCGAGCCGTTTCTGAAACAGCAATTGGCTTTGATTCGGCCTAAGGTGATTGTCGGTTTGGGTCGCTATGCATGCCAAAGCTTGCTGAAGCGCGAATTAGCGATGTCTTCCATTCGCGGCCAGTGGCAAGCGTACGAAGGCATTGATTTGATGCCAACGTATCATCCCGCTTATCTTCTACGAAGTCCGAATAAAAAAGTCGAAGCTTGGTCTGATTTGCAAAAAGTCATGAGCCGCTTAGGCTTAGCCTAG
- the gspN gene encoding type II secretion system protein GspN, with translation MKKVLYVSFLGWVFLVSMYLTFPIDSFRFLLEEQILHALSGEQQGTRFQTPPQVMVGELSLWRLSGIAMQDVQIRMASETEESGAEFKLAKLKIRLGILSTLLGKPKIHFDSKIDDGSAAGSVTLKAEGALSALSLNIRGIDLAKLRGPVNAETDLKMNGLLNLNADLNLGKNPVKDGDGQANIDFKNLSIGPGVFELPGGALGGFTLPKIVLGRFAGKISLQHGKAHITDLNLSGGDLEARVNANVELVENILLSPLKGSGWFKLKPDFQKANPKIASVLEMSPDIKAAEEADGRVHFTLIGSLMQPTPKWGKE, from the coding sequence ATGAAAAAAGTTCTTTATGTGTCGTTTCTGGGATGGGTGTTTCTTGTCTCGATGTATCTGACTTTTCCGATTGATTCGTTTCGTTTTTTGCTTGAGGAGCAGATTCTGCATGCTTTGTCCGGTGAGCAGCAGGGTACTCGTTTTCAAACTCCTCCTCAAGTGATGGTTGGCGAGTTATCGCTTTGGCGTCTTTCGGGTATTGCGATGCAGGATGTTCAGATCCGGATGGCCAGTGAAACCGAGGAATCGGGGGCGGAATTCAAACTGGCTAAATTGAAAATTCGTCTCGGAATTTTAAGCACCTTACTGGGAAAGCCGAAGATCCATTTTGATTCAAAAATCGACGACGGCAGTGCGGCAGGATCCGTGACGTTGAAAGCTGAGGGGGCATTGTCTGCTCTATCGCTCAATATTCGTGGGATTGATTTGGCAAAACTTCGTGGACCGGTGAACGCGGAGACGGATCTCAAAATGAATGGCTTGCTCAATCTGAATGCGGATTTAAATCTGGGGAAAAATCCGGTCAAGGATGGCGATGGGCAAGCGAATATCGATTTCAAAAATTTGTCCATTGGACCCGGTGTGTTCGAATTGCCTGGGGGAGCTTTAGGCGGCTTTACTTTACCTAAGATTGTGCTTGGACGGTTTGCAGGAAAAATTTCGCTTCAGCATGGCAAAGCTCACATCACGGACTTGAATCTTTCGGGTGGGGATTTGGAAGCGCGTGTGAATGCAAATGTGGAACTGGTTGAGAATATCTTATTGAGCCCTCTCAAGGGCTCGGGTTGGTTCAAATTAAAACCGGATTTTCAAAAAGCGAATCCTAAAATCGCTTCTGTTTTAGAGATGAGCCCGGATATCAAAGCCGCCGAAGAAGCCGACGGCCGTGTTCATTTTACGCTGATCGGAAGCCTGATGCAGCCGACTCCGAAGTGGGGCAAAGAATAG
- the rpsK gene encoding 30S ribosomal protein S11, whose product MATETKTKKRIKKNVTQGIAHVYTTFNNSIVTITDTNGGAVSWSSCGAKGFKGSKKSTPFAAQIAAEEACRKAKDHGMKALEVYIKGPGAGRESALRAISSSGMRVTLIKDVTPVPHNGCRPPKRRRV is encoded by the coding sequence ATGGCAACGGAAACAAAAACAAAAAAACGAATTAAGAAAAACGTGACCCAAGGAATTGCACACGTTTATACGACCTTCAATAATTCGATCGTAACCATCACGGATACGAACGGTGGGGCAGTTTCTTGGTCAAGCTGTGGAGCGAAAGGCTTTAAGGGATCGAAAAAAAGCACTCCCTTTGCTGCTCAGATTGCGGCCGAAGAAGCTTGTCGAAAAGCCAAAGATCATGGCATGAAGGCTTTGGAAGTCTACATCAAAGGACCTGGAGCCGGTCGAGAGTCTGCGCTCAGAGCAATTTCAAGCAGTGGCATGCGCGTGACCTTAATTAAGGATGTAACGCCTGTTCCACACAATGGTTGCCGTCCTCCAAAGCGTAGAAGAGTTTGA
- a CDS encoding DNA-directed RNA polymerase subunit alpha, translating into MHRNWRTLIRPKGLLPDRDLNTGRYGKFVLEPLERGYGTTLGNSLRRTLLSSLQGFAITAIKIEGAQHEFMSLPDVKEDGTEIVLNLKEISLKLNDATHKTARISRKGPCEIRAKDIEADASLEILDPEQYICTVAEGGVFKAELTIQGGRSYVPAGSDKEEELPVGTVQIDALYSPVRRVNYQVTNARVGQQTDYDKLVIELWTNGSVSPEDALGIAAKILKEQLSVFIAFSEDEEPTLPEALQRVDRLNDHLNRTVEELELSVRSANCLANANIRLIGDLVQRSEGEMLKTKNFGRKSLKEIKEILGEMGLSLGMRLTNWPAKPGTTPTATYSDDGI; encoded by the coding sequence ATGCATCGTAATTGGCGAACATTGATTCGACCCAAAGGTTTATTGCCGGATCGAGACCTGAATACGGGACGTTATGGCAAATTCGTTTTAGAACCGCTTGAGCGAGGTTATGGCACGACGCTCGGGAATTCGCTGCGTCGCACGCTGTTGTCGTCCTTGCAAGGCTTCGCTATCACTGCGATCAAGATTGAAGGTGCCCAGCACGAATTTATGTCCTTGCCGGATGTGAAGGAAGATGGAACCGAGATTGTTCTCAATCTGAAAGAAATCAGTTTGAAATTGAACGATGCGACGCATAAAACCGCTCGTATCTCTCGAAAAGGCCCCTGTGAGATTCGGGCTAAGGATATCGAAGCCGATGCTTCGTTGGAGATTCTGGATCCAGAGCAATACATCTGCACCGTTGCGGAAGGCGGCGTTTTTAAGGCTGAGCTTACCATTCAAGGTGGCCGTAGCTATGTGCCCGCTGGTTCGGACAAAGAAGAAGAGCTTCCCGTTGGGACGGTTCAGATTGATGCTTTGTACAGCCCTGTTCGCCGAGTGAATTATCAAGTCACCAACGCTCGTGTTGGTCAACAGACGGATTACGATAAGCTGGTGATAGAACTTTGGACCAACGGCAGCGTAAGCCCTGAAGATGCGCTTGGCATTGCCGCCAAAATTCTGAAAGAACAGCTTTCCGTGTTCATCGCATTCTCAGAAGATGAAGAACCCACCTTGCCGGAAGCTTTGCAACGAGTGGATCGTTTGAACGATCATTTGAATCGCACGGTGGAAGAATTAGAACTTTCTGTTCGTTCAGCGAACTGTTTGGCGAATGCAAATATCCGCTTGATTGGTGATCTGGTTCAAAGATCAGAAGGTGAAATGCTGAAAACCAAAAATTTTGGTCGTAAGAGCTTGAAAGAGATTAAAGAGATCTTAGGCGAGATGGGACTTTCACTCGGCATGCGCTTGACCAATTGGCCTGCCAAACCAGGAACTACCCCAACAGCAACCTATTCGGATGATGGAATTTAA
- a CDS encoding GNAT family N-acetyltransferase encodes MWFKFNNNLEICLRSLVRNDDFRVRKWLSDPYIVEMTFVIPGPEQRKLLPFDVRTMDQYIEILLSDRHRKTYAIEASGQHIGNIGLKEIDVERKKAELFIEIGEAKFRSKGIGKAAMMILMDYFFHQMGYQEMILEVLEFNKAALRVYEQIGFRLSHRSSWHCDAQGRYWQVWLMRLGRERWIRQRDLISVASNLRMQGLKAA; translated from the coding sequence GTGTGGTTTAAATTTAATAATAATTTAGAAATTTGTCTTAGAAGTCTTGTTCGAAACGATGATTTTCGCGTACGAAAATGGTTGAGCGATCCTTATATTGTCGAGATGACTTTTGTGATCCCAGGCCCTGAACAGCGAAAGCTTCTGCCCTTTGATGTGCGTACGATGGATCAGTACATCGAGATTTTATTATCGGATCGCCACAGGAAAACGTATGCGATTGAGGCGAGTGGGCAACACATTGGGAATATCGGCCTCAAAGAAATCGATGTGGAGCGCAAAAAAGCCGAGTTGTTTATCGAGATTGGAGAAGCAAAATTTCGAAGCAAAGGAATCGGCAAGGCGGCCATGATGATTTTGATGGACTACTTTTTTCATCAAATGGGCTATCAAGAGATGATCTTAGAGGTCTTAGAATTCAACAAAGCCGCTTTGCGGGTTTATGAGCAAATAGGCTTTCGATTATCCCATCGGTCGAGTTGGCATTGTGATGCTCAAGGTCGTTACTGGCAGGTTTGGTTGATGCGATTGGGTCGCGAACGTTGGATCAGACAAAGAGATCTGATTTCGGTTGCATCGAATCTGAGAATGCAAGGTTTGAAAGCGGCTTGA